Proteins from a single region of Bacteroidota bacterium:
- a CDS encoding CBS domain-containing protein: MRTDSIIKDIMTTQLITIQETDSLEHARKVFEHNKIRHIIVLNKTKLVGILSNHDLLRVSFGDTYGDDQVNMDDAIVNMLTVKDVMRHDPITVSTNTTIEDAIYILLNRRFHSLPVVDDEHLVGIVTTTDFLRLLVK; encoded by the coding sequence ATGAGAACAGATTCAATAATAAAAGATATCATGACTACACAGTTGATTACAATTCAAGAAACTGATAGTCTTGAACATGCACGCAAAGTATTTGAACATAACAAAATACGCCATATTATTGTTTTAAATAAAACAAAACTGGTTGGTATATTAAGTAATCACGATCTACTTCGCGTAAGCTTTGGAGATACCTATGGAGACGATCAGGTCAATATGGATGATGCCATTGTAAATATGCTAACGGTAAAAGACGTTATGCGCCACGATCCGATTACAGTTTCTACTAATACAACTATTGAAGATGCTATTTACATTCTGCTAAATCGTAGATTTCACTCTCTTCCCGTCGTTGACGATGAGCATTTAGTTGGTATTGTAACAACAACAGACTTCTTACGTTTACTTGTTAAATAA